The following proteins are co-located in the Larimichthys crocea isolate SSNF chromosome XXIV, L_crocea_2.0, whole genome shotgun sequence genome:
- the letm1 gene encoding mitochondrial proton/calcium exchanger protein isoform X1 translates to MALILLTRTRAPLVQTSRSLKNELRKGKLQDGACFSCTALRLSSQILDGLRLGALPRSSSSSPSLPLSDGYVGPCQSADSQRLFCAFVLGASPSPYPAIATGPQWTIARPQDIPGVRWIHTSRRRWDDSKVEKSLRVLKDKKKLEEGGPVYSPTLDAAPVKRTLRQWVIDEVRHYYHGFRLLWIDTTIAGRMLWRVLNGHPLSRRERRQFLRTCADVFRLLPFLVFIIVPFMEFLLPVALKLFPNMLPSTFETQSKKEERLKTELRVKLEMAKFLQDTIEEIALRNKAAQGNVTEEFSTFFQKIRNSGERPSNEQIIKFSKLFEDELTLDNLTRPQLVALCRLLELQSIGTNNFLRFQLIMKLRAIRADDKLIAEEGVASLNVNEVQAACRVRGMRSLGVTEERLREQLSQWLELHLNQQIPTSLLLLSRAMYLPDTLSPADQLKTTLQTLPEMVTKEAQMIVAEMELSKVDNKTKVETTLKEEAAIRQDNKDREMERLADAAEKAAREGELELEAEPAKASVAAQSEVLRDPAPVIEGIKFEQWQTFLRYQDEEITKEEIDLLSDACSKLKEQKRLLTLEKEELEELKDDVQEYNEDLEEIKKELSKTGQEKAVEESKASQRLSKRVNRMIGRIDKIIVELEKDKVILDGQMDSGTTPPVGLFFSERSDASSLFYAFRENLISIDELISVMRQIQNIPEHKLQSIAEALDDNKDGKIDIDDVIKVVELIDKEDVDISTSQVADIMVMLQKEEKLIEKEKAKEKAEKEKAATLNS, encoded by the exons ATGGCGTTAATCCTGCTCACCAGGACCAGGGCACCTCTGGTCCAGACCTCCAGGTCTCTGAAGAACGAGCTCAGGAAag gGAAACTACAAGATGGTGCCTGTTTCAGCTGCACAGCGCTCCGACTCTCCAGTCAAAT ACTTGACGGGCTCCGACTTGGTGCTTTACCCCGGTCCTCTTCATCCAGCCCTTCCCTCCCCTTGTCAGATGGCTACGTGGGCCCCTGCCAGAGCGCCGACTCACAGCGGCTGTTCTGCGCTTTTGTCTTGGGGGCCTCCCCTTCACCGTACCCTGCAATCGCAACGGGGCCACAGTGGACGATAGCACGACCGCAGGACATCCCTGGTGTTAGGTGGATACACACTTCGAGGAGGAGATGGGACGACTCCAAGGTGGAGAAGTCGCTGCGTGTGCTAAAGGACAAGAAGAAGCTGGAGGAAGGAGGGCCGGTGTACAGCCCCACGCTGGACGCAGCGCCTGTGAAAAGGACGCTCCGACAGTGGGTTATAGATGAGGTCCGGCACTACTACCACGGCTTCAGGCTGCTGTGGATTGATACCACTATTGCTGGCCGCATGCTGTGGAGGGTGCTGAACGGACATCCCCTGTCccgcagagagaggagacag TTTCTCAGAACATGTGCCGACGTCTTCAGACTTCTTCCCTTCCTGGTGTTCATCATCGTCCCCTTCATGGAGTTCCTGCTTCCTGTAGCTTTGAAACTCTTCCCCAACATGCTGCCGTCCACCTTCGAGACGCAGTCAAAGAAG GAGGAGAGGTTAAAAACGGAGCTGAGAGTCAAACTGGAGATGGCCAAGTTCTTGCAGGACACCATCGAGGAGATCGCTCTGAGGAATAAGGCCGCCCAGGGAAACGTGACGGAGGAGTTCTCCACCTTCTTCCAGAAG ATACGGAACTCCGGGGAACGTCCCAGTAACGAGCAGATCATAAAATTCTCCAAACTGTTTGAGGACGAGCTCACCCTGGACAACCTGACTCGACCTCAGCTGGTGGCTCTCTGCCGCCTCCTGGAGCTGCAGTCCATCGGGACCAACAACTTCCTCCGCTTCCAGCTCATCATGAAGCTGAGGGCCATCCGTGCAGACGACAAG CTGATAGCAGAGGAAGGCGTGGCGAGTCTGAACGTTAACGAGGTGCAGGCAGCCTGTCGCGTCAGAGGGATGAGGTCTCTCGGAGTCACAGAGGAACGACTGAGAGAGCAACTCAGCCAG TGGCTGGAGCTGCATCTGAACCAGCAGATCCCCACGTCCCTGCTGCTTCTGTCCCGAGCCATGTACCTCCCCGACACTCTTTCCCCCGCCGACCAGCTGAAGACAACACTGCAGACGCTGCCTGAGATGGTG ACAAAGGAGGCTCAGATGATTGTGGCAGAGATGGAGCTCTCCAAAGTGGACAATAAGACCAAGGTGGAGACGACACTAAAGGAGGAGGCAGCCATACGCCAGGACAACAAGgacagggagatggagaggtTGGCGGATGCTGCAGAGAAAGCTGCCAGG GAGGGTGAGCTGGAGCTCGAAGCAGAGCCGGCTAAAGCCAGCGTGGCCGCTCAGTCTGAGGTTCTGAGGGATCCGGCGCCCGTCATAGAAGGAATCAAG TTTGAACAGTGGCAGACATTCCTGCGTTACCAG GATGAGGAGATCACCAAAGAGGAGATTGACCTCCTGAGTGATGCATGCTCAAAGCTGAAGGAGCAGAAGAGGCTGTTGACTCTGGAGAAAGAAGAGCTCGAAGAACTGAAGGATGATGTCCAGGAATACAACGAG gatctggaagagataaagaaggagCTCTCTAAGACCGGCCAAGAAAAGGCAGTAGAGGAGTCAAAGGCGAGCCAGCGTCTGTCAAAGAGAGTAAACCGCATGATCGGACGCATTGACAAGATCATCGTGGAGCTGGAGAAGGACAAGGTCATcctggatggacagatggacagcgGAACCACACCACCTGTTGG ATTATTCTTTTCCGAACGTAGCGATGCCTCAAG TCTCTTCTACGCCTTCAGGGAGAACCTCATCAGCATCGACGAGCTGATCAGCGTCATGCGGCAGATCCAGAACATTCCAGAGCACAAGCTGCAGAGCATCGCCGAGGCTCTCGATGACAACAAAGACGGGAAGATCGACATCGACGACGTCATCAAA GTGGTGGAACTGATCGACAAGGAGGACGTCGACATCTCCACCTCTCAGGTGGCTGACATCATGGTGATGctgcagaaggaggagaagctgATCGAGAAGGAGAAGGCCAAAGAAAAGGCGGAGAAGGAGAAGGCAGCCACACTCAACAGCTAA
- the letm1 gene encoding mitochondrial proton/calcium exchanger protein isoform X3 — protein sequence MALILLTRTRAPLVQTSRSLKNELRKGKLQDGACFSCTALRLSSQILDGLRLGALPRSSSSSPSLPLSDGYVGPCQSADSQRLFCAFVLGASPSPYPAIATGPQWTIARPQDIPGVRWIHTSRRRWDDSKVEKSLRVLKDKKKLEEGGPVYSPTLDAAPVKRTLRQWVIDEVRHYYHGFRLLWIDTTIAGRMLWRVLNGHPLSRRERRQFLRTCADVFRLLPFLVFIIVPFMEFLLPVALKLFPNMLPSTFETQSKKEERLKTELRVKLEMAKFLQDTIEEIALRNKAAQGNVTEEFSTFFQKIRNSGERPSNEQIIKFSKLFEDELTLDNLTRPQLVALCRLLELQSIGTNNFLRFQLIMKLRAIRADDKLIAEEGVASLNVNEVQAACRVRGMRSLGVTEERLREQLSQWLELHLNQQIPTSLLLLSRAMYLPDTLSPADQLKTTLQTLPEMVTKEAQMIVAEMELSKVDNKTKVETTLKEEAAIRQDNKDREMERLADAAEKAAREGELELEAEPAKASVAAQSEVLRDPAPVIEGIKFEQWQTFLRYQDEEITKEEIDLLSDACSKLKEQKRLLTLEKEELEELKDDVQEYNEDLEEIKKELSKTGQEKAVEESKASQRLSKRVNRMIGRIDKIIVELEKDKVILDGQMDSGTTPPVGLFYAFRENLISIDELISVMRQIQNIPEHKLQSIAEALDDNKDGKIDIDDVIKVVELIDKEDVDISTSQVADIMVMLQKEEKLIEKEKAKEKAEKEKAATLNS from the exons ATGGCGTTAATCCTGCTCACCAGGACCAGGGCACCTCTGGTCCAGACCTCCAGGTCTCTGAAGAACGAGCTCAGGAAag gGAAACTACAAGATGGTGCCTGTTTCAGCTGCACAGCGCTCCGACTCTCCAGTCAAAT ACTTGACGGGCTCCGACTTGGTGCTTTACCCCGGTCCTCTTCATCCAGCCCTTCCCTCCCCTTGTCAGATGGCTACGTGGGCCCCTGCCAGAGCGCCGACTCACAGCGGCTGTTCTGCGCTTTTGTCTTGGGGGCCTCCCCTTCACCGTACCCTGCAATCGCAACGGGGCCACAGTGGACGATAGCACGACCGCAGGACATCCCTGGTGTTAGGTGGATACACACTTCGAGGAGGAGATGGGACGACTCCAAGGTGGAGAAGTCGCTGCGTGTGCTAAAGGACAAGAAGAAGCTGGAGGAAGGAGGGCCGGTGTACAGCCCCACGCTGGACGCAGCGCCTGTGAAAAGGACGCTCCGACAGTGGGTTATAGATGAGGTCCGGCACTACTACCACGGCTTCAGGCTGCTGTGGATTGATACCACTATTGCTGGCCGCATGCTGTGGAGGGTGCTGAACGGACATCCCCTGTCccgcagagagaggagacag TTTCTCAGAACATGTGCCGACGTCTTCAGACTTCTTCCCTTCCTGGTGTTCATCATCGTCCCCTTCATGGAGTTCCTGCTTCCTGTAGCTTTGAAACTCTTCCCCAACATGCTGCCGTCCACCTTCGAGACGCAGTCAAAGAAG GAGGAGAGGTTAAAAACGGAGCTGAGAGTCAAACTGGAGATGGCCAAGTTCTTGCAGGACACCATCGAGGAGATCGCTCTGAGGAATAAGGCCGCCCAGGGAAACGTGACGGAGGAGTTCTCCACCTTCTTCCAGAAG ATACGGAACTCCGGGGAACGTCCCAGTAACGAGCAGATCATAAAATTCTCCAAACTGTTTGAGGACGAGCTCACCCTGGACAACCTGACTCGACCTCAGCTGGTGGCTCTCTGCCGCCTCCTGGAGCTGCAGTCCATCGGGACCAACAACTTCCTCCGCTTCCAGCTCATCATGAAGCTGAGGGCCATCCGTGCAGACGACAAG CTGATAGCAGAGGAAGGCGTGGCGAGTCTGAACGTTAACGAGGTGCAGGCAGCCTGTCGCGTCAGAGGGATGAGGTCTCTCGGAGTCACAGAGGAACGACTGAGAGAGCAACTCAGCCAG TGGCTGGAGCTGCATCTGAACCAGCAGATCCCCACGTCCCTGCTGCTTCTGTCCCGAGCCATGTACCTCCCCGACACTCTTTCCCCCGCCGACCAGCTGAAGACAACACTGCAGACGCTGCCTGAGATGGTG ACAAAGGAGGCTCAGATGATTGTGGCAGAGATGGAGCTCTCCAAAGTGGACAATAAGACCAAGGTGGAGACGACACTAAAGGAGGAGGCAGCCATACGCCAGGACAACAAGgacagggagatggagaggtTGGCGGATGCTGCAGAGAAAGCTGCCAGG GAGGGTGAGCTGGAGCTCGAAGCAGAGCCGGCTAAAGCCAGCGTGGCCGCTCAGTCTGAGGTTCTGAGGGATCCGGCGCCCGTCATAGAAGGAATCAAG TTTGAACAGTGGCAGACATTCCTGCGTTACCAG GATGAGGAGATCACCAAAGAGGAGATTGACCTCCTGAGTGATGCATGCTCAAAGCTGAAGGAGCAGAAGAGGCTGTTGACTCTGGAGAAAGAAGAGCTCGAAGAACTGAAGGATGATGTCCAGGAATACAACGAG gatctggaagagataaagaaggagCTCTCTAAGACCGGCCAAGAAAAGGCAGTAGAGGAGTCAAAGGCGAGCCAGCGTCTGTCAAAGAGAGTAAACCGCATGATCGGACGCATTGACAAGATCATCGTGGAGCTGGAGAAGGACAAGGTCATcctggatggacagatggacagcgGAACCACACCACCTGTTGG TCTCTTCTACGCCTTCAGGGAGAACCTCATCAGCATCGACGAGCTGATCAGCGTCATGCGGCAGATCCAGAACATTCCAGAGCACAAGCTGCAGAGCATCGCCGAGGCTCTCGATGACAACAAAGACGGGAAGATCGACATCGACGACGTCATCAAA GTGGTGGAACTGATCGACAAGGAGGACGTCGACATCTCCACCTCTCAGGTGGCTGACATCATGGTGATGctgcagaaggaggagaagctgATCGAGAAGGAGAAGGCCAAAGAAAAGGCGGAGAAGGAGAAGGCAGCCACACTCAACAGCTAA
- the letm1 gene encoding mitochondrial proton/calcium exchanger protein isoform X2, producing MALILLTRTRAPLVQTSRSLKNELRKGKLQDGACFSCTALRLSSQILDGLRLGALPRSSSSSPSLPLSDGYVGPCQSADSQRLFCAFVLGASPSPYPAIATGPQWTIARPQDIPGVRWIHTSRRRWDDSKVEKSLRVLKDKKKLEEGGPVYSPTLDAAPVKRTLRQWVIDEVRHYYHGFRLLWIDTTIAGRMLWRVLNGHPLSRRERRQFLRTCADVFRLLPFLVFIIVPFMEFLLPVALKLFPNMLPSTFETQSKKEERLKTELRVKLEMAKFLQDTIEEIALRNKAAQGNVTEEFSTFFQKIRNSGERPSNEQIIKFSKLFEDELTLDNLTRPQLVALCRLLELQSIGTNNFLRFQLIMKLRAIRADDKLIAEEGVASLNVNEVQAACRVRGMRSLGVTEERLREQLSQWLELHLNQQIPTSLLLLSRAMYLPDTLSPADQLKTTLQTLPEMVTKEAQMIVAEMELSKVDNKTKVETTLKEEAAIRQDNKDREMERLADAAEKAAREGELELEAEPAKASVAAQSEVLRDPAPVIEGIKDEEITKEEIDLLSDACSKLKEQKRLLTLEKEELEELKDDVQEYNEDLEEIKKELSKTGQEKAVEESKASQRLSKRVNRMIGRIDKIIVELEKDKVILDGQMDSGTTPPVGLFFSERSDASSLFYAFRENLISIDELISVMRQIQNIPEHKLQSIAEALDDNKDGKIDIDDVIKVVELIDKEDVDISTSQVADIMVMLQKEEKLIEKEKAKEKAEKEKAATLNS from the exons ATGGCGTTAATCCTGCTCACCAGGACCAGGGCACCTCTGGTCCAGACCTCCAGGTCTCTGAAGAACGAGCTCAGGAAag gGAAACTACAAGATGGTGCCTGTTTCAGCTGCACAGCGCTCCGACTCTCCAGTCAAAT ACTTGACGGGCTCCGACTTGGTGCTTTACCCCGGTCCTCTTCATCCAGCCCTTCCCTCCCCTTGTCAGATGGCTACGTGGGCCCCTGCCAGAGCGCCGACTCACAGCGGCTGTTCTGCGCTTTTGTCTTGGGGGCCTCCCCTTCACCGTACCCTGCAATCGCAACGGGGCCACAGTGGACGATAGCACGACCGCAGGACATCCCTGGTGTTAGGTGGATACACACTTCGAGGAGGAGATGGGACGACTCCAAGGTGGAGAAGTCGCTGCGTGTGCTAAAGGACAAGAAGAAGCTGGAGGAAGGAGGGCCGGTGTACAGCCCCACGCTGGACGCAGCGCCTGTGAAAAGGACGCTCCGACAGTGGGTTATAGATGAGGTCCGGCACTACTACCACGGCTTCAGGCTGCTGTGGATTGATACCACTATTGCTGGCCGCATGCTGTGGAGGGTGCTGAACGGACATCCCCTGTCccgcagagagaggagacag TTTCTCAGAACATGTGCCGACGTCTTCAGACTTCTTCCCTTCCTGGTGTTCATCATCGTCCCCTTCATGGAGTTCCTGCTTCCTGTAGCTTTGAAACTCTTCCCCAACATGCTGCCGTCCACCTTCGAGACGCAGTCAAAGAAG GAGGAGAGGTTAAAAACGGAGCTGAGAGTCAAACTGGAGATGGCCAAGTTCTTGCAGGACACCATCGAGGAGATCGCTCTGAGGAATAAGGCCGCCCAGGGAAACGTGACGGAGGAGTTCTCCACCTTCTTCCAGAAG ATACGGAACTCCGGGGAACGTCCCAGTAACGAGCAGATCATAAAATTCTCCAAACTGTTTGAGGACGAGCTCACCCTGGACAACCTGACTCGACCTCAGCTGGTGGCTCTCTGCCGCCTCCTGGAGCTGCAGTCCATCGGGACCAACAACTTCCTCCGCTTCCAGCTCATCATGAAGCTGAGGGCCATCCGTGCAGACGACAAG CTGATAGCAGAGGAAGGCGTGGCGAGTCTGAACGTTAACGAGGTGCAGGCAGCCTGTCGCGTCAGAGGGATGAGGTCTCTCGGAGTCACAGAGGAACGACTGAGAGAGCAACTCAGCCAG TGGCTGGAGCTGCATCTGAACCAGCAGATCCCCACGTCCCTGCTGCTTCTGTCCCGAGCCATGTACCTCCCCGACACTCTTTCCCCCGCCGACCAGCTGAAGACAACACTGCAGACGCTGCCTGAGATGGTG ACAAAGGAGGCTCAGATGATTGTGGCAGAGATGGAGCTCTCCAAAGTGGACAATAAGACCAAGGTGGAGACGACACTAAAGGAGGAGGCAGCCATACGCCAGGACAACAAGgacagggagatggagaggtTGGCGGATGCTGCAGAGAAAGCTGCCAGG GAGGGTGAGCTGGAGCTCGAAGCAGAGCCGGCTAAAGCCAGCGTGGCCGCTCAGTCTGAGGTTCTGAGGGATCCGGCGCCCGTCATAGAAGGAATCAAG GATGAGGAGATCACCAAAGAGGAGATTGACCTCCTGAGTGATGCATGCTCAAAGCTGAAGGAGCAGAAGAGGCTGTTGACTCTGGAGAAAGAAGAGCTCGAAGAACTGAAGGATGATGTCCAGGAATACAACGAG gatctggaagagataaagaaggagCTCTCTAAGACCGGCCAAGAAAAGGCAGTAGAGGAGTCAAAGGCGAGCCAGCGTCTGTCAAAGAGAGTAAACCGCATGATCGGACGCATTGACAAGATCATCGTGGAGCTGGAGAAGGACAAGGTCATcctggatggacagatggacagcgGAACCACACCACCTGTTGG ATTATTCTTTTCCGAACGTAGCGATGCCTCAAG TCTCTTCTACGCCTTCAGGGAGAACCTCATCAGCATCGACGAGCTGATCAGCGTCATGCGGCAGATCCAGAACATTCCAGAGCACAAGCTGCAGAGCATCGCCGAGGCTCTCGATGACAACAAAGACGGGAAGATCGACATCGACGACGTCATCAAA GTGGTGGAACTGATCGACAAGGAGGACGTCGACATCTCCACCTCTCAGGTGGCTGACATCATGGTGATGctgcagaaggaggagaagctgATCGAGAAGGAGAAGGCCAAAGAAAAGGCGGAGAAGGAGAAGGCAGCCACACTCAACAGCTAA
- the letm1 gene encoding mitochondrial proton/calcium exchanger protein isoform X4 yields the protein MALILLTRTRAPLVQTSRSLKNELRKGKLQDGACFSCTALRLSSQILDGLRLGALPRSSSSSPSLPLSDGYVGPCQSADSQRLFCAFVLGASPSPYPAIATGPQWTIARPQDIPGVRWIHTSRRRWDDSKVEKSLRVLKDKKKLEEGGPVYSPTLDAAPVKRTLRQWVIDEVRHYYHGFRLLWIDTTIAGRMLWRVLNGHPLSRRERRQFLRTCADVFRLLPFLVFIIVPFMEFLLPVALKLFPNMLPSTFETQSKKEERLKTELRVKLEMAKFLQDTIEEIALRNKAAQGNVTEEFSTFFQKIRNSGERPSNEQIIKFSKLFEDELTLDNLTRPQLVALCRLLELQSIGTNNFLRFQLIMKLRAIRADDKLIAEEGVASLNVNEVQAACRVRGMRSLGVTEERLREQLSQWLELHLNQQIPTSLLLLSRAMYLPDTLSPADQLKTTLQTLPEMVTKEAQMIVAEMELSKVDNKTKVETTLKEEAAIRQDNKDREMERLADAAEKAAREGELELEAEPAKASVAAQSEVLRDPAPVIEGIKFEQWQTFLRYQDEEITKEEIDLLSDACSKLKEQKRLLTLEKEELEELKDDVQEYNEDLEEIKKELSKTGQEKAVEESKASQRLSKRVNRMIGRIDKIIVELEKDKVILDGQMDSGTTPPVGENLISIDELISVMRQIQNIPEHKLQSIAEALDDNKDGKIDIDDVIKVVELIDKEDVDISTSQVADIMVMLQKEEKLIEKEKAKEKAEKEKAATLNS from the exons ATGGCGTTAATCCTGCTCACCAGGACCAGGGCACCTCTGGTCCAGACCTCCAGGTCTCTGAAGAACGAGCTCAGGAAag gGAAACTACAAGATGGTGCCTGTTTCAGCTGCACAGCGCTCCGACTCTCCAGTCAAAT ACTTGACGGGCTCCGACTTGGTGCTTTACCCCGGTCCTCTTCATCCAGCCCTTCCCTCCCCTTGTCAGATGGCTACGTGGGCCCCTGCCAGAGCGCCGACTCACAGCGGCTGTTCTGCGCTTTTGTCTTGGGGGCCTCCCCTTCACCGTACCCTGCAATCGCAACGGGGCCACAGTGGACGATAGCACGACCGCAGGACATCCCTGGTGTTAGGTGGATACACACTTCGAGGAGGAGATGGGACGACTCCAAGGTGGAGAAGTCGCTGCGTGTGCTAAAGGACAAGAAGAAGCTGGAGGAAGGAGGGCCGGTGTACAGCCCCACGCTGGACGCAGCGCCTGTGAAAAGGACGCTCCGACAGTGGGTTATAGATGAGGTCCGGCACTACTACCACGGCTTCAGGCTGCTGTGGATTGATACCACTATTGCTGGCCGCATGCTGTGGAGGGTGCTGAACGGACATCCCCTGTCccgcagagagaggagacag TTTCTCAGAACATGTGCCGACGTCTTCAGACTTCTTCCCTTCCTGGTGTTCATCATCGTCCCCTTCATGGAGTTCCTGCTTCCTGTAGCTTTGAAACTCTTCCCCAACATGCTGCCGTCCACCTTCGAGACGCAGTCAAAGAAG GAGGAGAGGTTAAAAACGGAGCTGAGAGTCAAACTGGAGATGGCCAAGTTCTTGCAGGACACCATCGAGGAGATCGCTCTGAGGAATAAGGCCGCCCAGGGAAACGTGACGGAGGAGTTCTCCACCTTCTTCCAGAAG ATACGGAACTCCGGGGAACGTCCCAGTAACGAGCAGATCATAAAATTCTCCAAACTGTTTGAGGACGAGCTCACCCTGGACAACCTGACTCGACCTCAGCTGGTGGCTCTCTGCCGCCTCCTGGAGCTGCAGTCCATCGGGACCAACAACTTCCTCCGCTTCCAGCTCATCATGAAGCTGAGGGCCATCCGTGCAGACGACAAG CTGATAGCAGAGGAAGGCGTGGCGAGTCTGAACGTTAACGAGGTGCAGGCAGCCTGTCGCGTCAGAGGGATGAGGTCTCTCGGAGTCACAGAGGAACGACTGAGAGAGCAACTCAGCCAG TGGCTGGAGCTGCATCTGAACCAGCAGATCCCCACGTCCCTGCTGCTTCTGTCCCGAGCCATGTACCTCCCCGACACTCTTTCCCCCGCCGACCAGCTGAAGACAACACTGCAGACGCTGCCTGAGATGGTG ACAAAGGAGGCTCAGATGATTGTGGCAGAGATGGAGCTCTCCAAAGTGGACAATAAGACCAAGGTGGAGACGACACTAAAGGAGGAGGCAGCCATACGCCAGGACAACAAGgacagggagatggagaggtTGGCGGATGCTGCAGAGAAAGCTGCCAGG GAGGGTGAGCTGGAGCTCGAAGCAGAGCCGGCTAAAGCCAGCGTGGCCGCTCAGTCTGAGGTTCTGAGGGATCCGGCGCCCGTCATAGAAGGAATCAAG TTTGAACAGTGGCAGACATTCCTGCGTTACCAG GATGAGGAGATCACCAAAGAGGAGATTGACCTCCTGAGTGATGCATGCTCAAAGCTGAAGGAGCAGAAGAGGCTGTTGACTCTGGAGAAAGAAGAGCTCGAAGAACTGAAGGATGATGTCCAGGAATACAACGAG gatctggaagagataaagaaggagCTCTCTAAGACCGGCCAAGAAAAGGCAGTAGAGGAGTCAAAGGCGAGCCAGCGTCTGTCAAAGAGAGTAAACCGCATGATCGGACGCATTGACAAGATCATCGTGGAGCTGGAGAAGGACAAGGTCATcctggatggacagatggacagcgGAACCACACCACCTGTTGG GGAGAACCTCATCAGCATCGACGAGCTGATCAGCGTCATGCGGCAGATCCAGAACATTCCAGAGCACAAGCTGCAGAGCATCGCCGAGGCTCTCGATGACAACAAAGACGGGAAGATCGACATCGACGACGTCATCAAA GTGGTGGAACTGATCGACAAGGAGGACGTCGACATCTCCACCTCTCAGGTGGCTGACATCATGGTGATGctgcagaaggaggagaagctgATCGAGAAGGAGAAGGCCAAAGAAAAGGCGGAGAAGGAGAAGGCAGCCACACTCAACAGCTAA